The Anaerobacillus alkaliphilus genome has a segment encoding these proteins:
- a CDS encoding DUF5693 family protein, with the protein MLKKILWAIVVVALIATTPILLERSKVEKANDTYEIVLPYGQIEEMGQWLNIESVLAQLKEAGLSTISIEPVNLSELERREYILNVQRSFIVGTYPEYIENIPTAGGLYYRIVMDHPFIERVLPIFDMEYKLMAEELNIPFRPVEFFSLGDHDFMFIPARTNLRIDPKSIQVERLMREKSLGYDFEQINLLKNYGFSVIPRIPNDFNFVGSIQEHFIYEEFVELSKYGNQVLFLGGEVTGFPYMVYLEEMAQFLKEYGFNIITIEGHDQKGMGHLLSMENLNEDVVRLFSLTVRSKGNENDILYVNQSIRALQERNHRILFVNPLNKRANPIEHRTYNTAFEAKIGLDGTSEYIDTLSKSNRNWMQQGKAEPFEQLTKPTWMNPIVYLAGLVFVLLFFSKFFSNKLLTTLATGGFALVVAAQFVTGHHLLMKAIVLFVALVGPIFAVISVNKVESWGKLILQFLKSAAIAAVSAWFVISMLYGTDYLVYIEGFTGVKVLSALPAIVVAFVMIGRMTTLSELVTNSKKVLGKLVSLLKESIKYGHLIIFAIIGLGLLFYIGRTGNQGMVIPGELFVRQWLEEVLTARPRTTEFLIGFPLFVLGLYLTMMKKKWAPIVLIFGTLGFSSMVGTFTHLHTPIGVSLLRTFNSLTLGFIIGLILIFVYRYIEKKIVPMIKERISL; encoded by the coding sequence ATGTTAAAGAAAATACTCTGGGCCATTGTAGTTGTTGCTCTTATTGCCACGACACCAATTTTATTAGAAAGATCAAAAGTTGAAAAAGCAAATGACACGTATGAAATTGTTCTTCCATACGGACAGATTGAAGAAATGGGACAGTGGCTTAATATCGAGTCAGTGCTTGCTCAATTAAAAGAAGCGGGATTATCGACAATTTCGATTGAACCGGTGAATTTATCAGAGTTAGAGAGAAGAGAATACATTTTAAACGTTCAAAGAAGCTTCATTGTTGGAACGTATCCAGAATATATTGAGAACATCCCAACAGCTGGAGGATTGTATTACCGAATTGTTATGGATCACCCGTTTATAGAACGAGTTTTACCTATCTTTGACATGGAATATAAATTGATGGCAGAGGAATTAAATATTCCATTCCGCCCTGTTGAATTTTTTTCACTTGGTGATCATGATTTTATGTTCATCCCAGCTCGGACAAATTTAAGAATCGATCCAAAAAGTATTCAAGTAGAACGTTTAATGAGAGAAAAAAGTCTTGGATATGACTTTGAGCAAATAAACTTACTAAAAAACTACGGTTTTTCAGTCATCCCAAGAATTCCAAATGATTTTAATTTTGTAGGCTCGATCCAAGAGCACTTTATCTACGAAGAATTTGTAGAGTTAAGTAAATATGGAAATCAAGTCCTGTTTTTAGGTGGCGAGGTAACTGGCTTTCCTTACATGGTCTATCTAGAGGAAATGGCTCAATTCTTAAAAGAATATGGATTTAACATAATTACGATTGAAGGCCACGACCAAAAAGGGATGGGCCATTTACTGAGTATGGAAAATCTCAATGAAGATGTCGTTAGATTATTTAGTTTAACGGTAAGATCTAAAGGGAACGAAAATGATATTTTGTACGTAAACCAGTCTATTCGAGCGCTACAAGAGCGAAATCATCGAATTTTGTTTGTTAATCCCTTGAACAAAAGAGCTAATCCAATTGAACATCGAACGTATAATACAGCTTTTGAAGCCAAAATTGGCTTAGACGGAACCTCGGAATATATTGATACGCTTAGTAAAAGCAATCGAAATTGGATGCAACAAGGCAAAGCAGAACCATTCGAACAGTTAACAAAGCCTACTTGGATGAACCCAATTGTTTATCTAGCTGGTTTAGTGTTTGTCTTGTTGTTCTTCTCTAAGTTCTTTAGTAATAAATTGTTAACGACATTAGCAACAGGTGGCTTCGCTCTCGTAGTAGCAGCCCAATTCGTAACCGGCCATCATTTATTAATGAAAGCAATTGTTTTATTTGTTGCTTTAGTTGGGCCAATTTTTGCGGTTATTTCAGTAAATAAAGTTGAGAGCTGGGGCAAGCTAATTTTACAATTTCTAAAATCTGCTGCAATCGCAGCTGTTAGTGCTTGGTTCGTTATTTCTATGTTGTATGGGACAGACTATCTTGTCTATATAGAAGGATTTACCGGAGTAAAAGTACTATCTGCTTTGCCGGCAATTGTTGTTGCATTTGTCATGATCGGAAGAATGACGACATTATCAGAGCTGGTGACGAATAGTAAAAAAGTACTTGGTAAGCTGGTCTCACTTTTAAAAGAATCGATTAAATATGGTCATCTAATTATATTTGCAATCATTGGATTGGGACTTTTGTTTTACATCGGTAGAACAGGTAACCAAGGAATGGTTATCCCAGGAGAGTTATTTGTCCGTCAATGGTTAGAAGAAGTCTTAACCGCTCGTCCGAGAACAACGGAATTCTTAATTGGTTTCCCATTGTTCGTTTTAGGTCTTTACTTAACAATGATGAAAAAGAAATGGGCACCGATAGTATTGATTTTTGGAACACTTGGATTTTCATCAATGGTGGGGACATTTACCCATCTCCATACACCAATTGGCGTTTCATTATTACGAACATTTAACAGCTTAACGTTAGGCTTTATCATTGGGTTAATCTTAATCTTTGTATATCGTTACATTGAGAAAAAAATCGTTCCGATGATAAAAGAAAGGATCTCTTTATGA